Proteins from a genomic interval of Kitasatospora kifunensis:
- a CDS encoding ABC transporter ATP-binding protein produces the protein MTKQGGPGKGQKGLRFDDDSITRQKVKKGTLRRIIPYAMRYRWPLAVLLLTTVVDAVITAASPLILKMIIDDGILPHRLGVVVWLCLGVAGLALLDALAVYVQTWCSGRVGEGLVYDLRTQVFKHVQQQSLAFFTRAQTGALVSRLNADVIGARQAVTILLSQSVSTIMTLLLVLSAMFYLSWQVTVASLVMIPFFLLPVRVISRRLQRLTRETMQLDAAMSSMMNERFNVSGAMLAKLYGRSQDEADLFAGRAGRVRDVAVGAVVHGRMLFIIVTVLTSLTTAVVYGIGGNLTIDGTLQIGTLVAMVTLLLRLYGPINQLSTMQVSVMTALVSFDRVFEVMDLEPLVAERPDARELPATTSAEGTAPDIEFDRVSFRYPSADEVSLASLESIAFRKPERTDTSWTLQELSFSAPAGKLTALVGPSGAGKTTLTHLVPRLYDPTTGTIRVGGHDIKDLTLQSLRDTVGVVTQDAHLFHDTLRANLEYARPGVSEQELVEACKAALIWDAVCALPEGLDTVVGDRGYRLSGGEKQRIALARLLVKAPPIVVLDEATAHLDSESEAAIQRALKTALAGRTSLVIAHRLSTIREADQILVVEAGRIRESGTHEELLAAGGLYADLYHTQFAQQAPEPAQVGADRA, from the coding sequence GTGACCAAGCAGGGCGGCCCCGGCAAGGGCCAGAAAGGTCTGCGGTTCGACGATGATTCGATCACCCGCCAGAAGGTCAAAAAAGGCACGCTGCGGCGGATCATCCCGTACGCCATGCGCTACCGCTGGCCGCTGGCCGTACTGCTGCTGACCACGGTCGTCGACGCGGTGATCACGGCCGCCAGCCCGCTGATCCTCAAGATGATCATCGATGACGGCATCCTGCCCCACAGGTTGGGGGTCGTGGTCTGGCTCTGCCTGGGGGTCGCCGGCCTGGCCCTGCTGGACGCGCTGGCCGTCTACGTCCAGACCTGGTGCTCGGGCCGGGTCGGCGAGGGGCTGGTCTACGATCTGCGCACCCAGGTGTTCAAGCACGTGCAGCAGCAGTCGCTCGCCTTCTTCACCCGCGCGCAGACCGGCGCACTCGTCAGCCGGCTCAACGCCGACGTCATCGGGGCCCGGCAGGCCGTGACGATCCTGCTGTCCCAGTCGGTGTCCACGATCATGACCCTGCTGCTCGTGCTCAGCGCCATGTTCTACCTGTCCTGGCAGGTCACCGTCGCCTCGCTGGTGATGATTCCGTTCTTCCTGCTTCCGGTCCGGGTGATCTCGCGGCGGCTGCAACGGCTCACCCGGGAGACGATGCAGCTCGATGCCGCGATGAGCTCGATGATGAACGAGCGGTTCAACGTCTCCGGGGCGATGCTGGCCAAGCTCTACGGCCGCTCGCAGGACGAGGCCGACCTGTTCGCGGGCCGGGCGGGCCGGGTGCGCGACGTCGCCGTCGGCGCCGTGGTCCACGGGCGGATGCTCTTCATCATCGTCACGGTGCTCACCTCCCTCACCACGGCCGTGGTGTACGGCATCGGCGGCAACCTCACCATCGACGGCACGCTGCAGATCGGCACCCTGGTGGCGATGGTGACCCTGCTGCTGCGGCTGTACGGACCGATCAACCAGCTGTCGACCATGCAGGTCTCCGTGATGACCGCGCTGGTCAGCTTCGACCGGGTCTTCGAGGTCATGGACCTCGAACCGCTGGTCGCCGAGCGGCCCGACGCCCGGGAGCTGCCCGCCACCACCAGCGCCGAAGGGACCGCTCCGGACATCGAGTTCGACCGGGTCTCCTTCCGCTACCCGTCCGCGGACGAGGTCTCGCTCGCCTCGCTGGAGTCGATCGCGTTCCGCAAGCCGGAGCGGACCGACACCAGCTGGACCCTGCAGGAGCTGAGCTTCAGCGCGCCGGCCGGAAAGCTGACCGCACTGGTCGGTCCCTCGGGCGCGGGCAAGACCACCCTCACCCACCTGGTGCCCCGGCTCTACGACCCCACCACGGGCACCATCCGGGTCGGCGGCCACGACATCAAGGACCTGACGCTGCAGTCGCTGCGCGACACCGTCGGTGTGGTGACCCAGGACGCGCACCTCTTCCACGACACGCTCCGGGCCAACCTGGAGTACGCCCGGCCAGGTGTCAGCGAGCAGGAGCTGGTCGAGGCCTGCAAGGCGGCACTGATCTGGGATGCGGTCTGCGCGCTCCCGGAGGGCCTCGACACCGTGGTCGGCGACCGCGGTTACCGGCTCTCCGGCGGGGAGAAGCAGCGGATCGCGCTGGCCAGGCTGCTGGTCAAGGCCCCGCCGATCGTCGTCCTGGACGAGGCCACCGCGCACCTGGACTCGGAGTCGGAGGCGGCGATCCAGCGCGCGCTCAAGACCGCGCTGGCCGGCCGGACCTCGCTGGTGATCGCCCACCGGCTCTCCACCATCCGGGAGGCCGACCAGATCCTGGTGGTCGAGGCGGGCCGGATCCGCGAGAGCGGGACCCACGAGGAACTGCTCGCCGCGGGCGGGCTCTACGCGGACCTCTACCACACGCAGTTCGCCCAGCAGGCTCCCGAACCGGCGCAGGTCGGTGCCGACCGGGCCTGA
- a CDS encoding VOC family protein, protein MAVQEIAYVELYTRNSPAAVDYLTSSLGFTRVADSVLADRSSVLLRQGEAQLILTSGRGIWKFLDEHGDGIADIALTCDEVGATGRAAQAAGAQVCSPRSGDPVVSGFGGVCHTLLPSADSAAPKLPSGRRWTATPGAPTRPVGRVRSLDQVALCLEGGSLAAHADFYQKAFGFTRRSTEHIDLGEQAMDSVVLSNACERAVFTLLAPDRAKDSGQLDAFLARNGGPGVQRLAFLVEDLLAAAHDFRDRGAEFLSTPDTYFQLVAERITGMRDELLEPHGEMLQLFSRSPFERDTLFFELVQRHGARQFGDSNLRSLYEAVERDRLTA, encoded by the coding sequence ATGGCCGTGCAAGAAATCGCGTACGTCGAGCTGTACACCAGAAACAGCCCGGCCGCCGTCGACTACCTCACCTCGTCCCTTGGCTTCACCCGAGTGGCCGACTCGGTTCTGGCAGACCGCAGTTCGGTGCTGCTGAGGCAGGGCGAGGCGCAGCTGATCCTCACCTCCGGCCGGGGAATCTGGAAGTTCCTGGACGAGCACGGCGACGGGATCGCCGACATCGCGCTGACCTGTGACGAGGTCGGCGCCACCGGCCGCGCGGCGCAGGCGGCCGGAGCACAGGTGTGCTCGCCCCGGTCGGGAGACCCGGTCGTCTCGGGATTCGGCGGCGTCTGCCACACGCTCCTGCCCTCGGCCGACAGTGCCGCACCGAAGCTGCCCTCGGGCCGCCGGTGGACTGCCACGCCCGGTGCGCCGACCCGGCCGGTCGGTCGGGTCCGGTCGCTGGACCAGGTCGCGCTCTGCCTCGAAGGCGGCAGTCTGGCGGCCCATGCCGACTTCTACCAGAAGGCTTTCGGGTTCACCCGGCGCTCCACCGAGCACATCGACCTCGGCGAGCAGGCGATGGACTCGGTCGTCCTGTCCAACGCCTGCGAGCGGGCCGTCTTCACGCTCCTCGCCCCGGACCGGGCCAAGGACTCCGGGCAACTCGACGCCTTCCTGGCCAGGAACGGCGGCCCGGGCGTGCAGCGCCTGGCGTTCCTGGTCGAGGACCTCCTCGCGGCGGCGCACGACTTCCGGGACCGGGGAGCGGAGTTCCTGAGCACCCCGGACACCTACTTCCAACTGGTCGCCGAGCGGATCACCGGGATGCGGGACGAGCTCCTGGAGCCGCACGGCGAGATGCTGCAACTGTTCAGCCGCTCGCCCTTCGAGCGGGACACGCTCTTCTTCGAGCTCGTCCAGCGCCACGGCGCCCGGCAGTTCGGCGACTCCAACCTGCGCTCCCTGTACGAAGCGGTCGAGCGCGACCGGTTGACGGCCTGA
- a CDS encoding ABC transporter ATP-binding protein, which translates to MTSDNSAGQVVVRLDGVRKEYGDAIALHDVSLEIRAGEAVAVMGPSGCGKSTLLNMIAGLDRPTSGRITVHGEDLGSLNESGLALFRRRRIGMIFQFFNLIDDLSALDNVALAAQLTGTPASQARKRALELLDELGVADRRDNYPATLSGGQRQRVCVARALMNRPALLLADEPTGALDSQAGEQVMDLLIDLNQIGQTLLIVTHDQRLATRCASRLIEVADGRVARESTLERTA; encoded by the coding sequence ATGACCAGTGACAACAGCGCGGGACAGGTAGTCGTACGGCTGGACGGTGTGCGCAAGGAGTACGGGGACGCGATCGCTCTGCACGACGTTTCGTTGGAGATCCGGGCCGGCGAGGCGGTCGCGGTGATGGGACCGTCGGGGTGCGGCAAGTCCACTCTCCTCAACATGATCGCCGGGCTCGACCGCCCGACCTCCGGCAGGATCACCGTCCACGGCGAGGACCTCGGCAGCCTCAACGAGAGCGGGCTCGCGCTGTTCCGGCGGCGGCGGATCGGCATGATCTTCCAGTTCTTCAACCTCATCGACGACCTCTCCGCGCTGGACAACGTCGCACTCGCCGCGCAGCTGACCGGCACCCCGGCCTCGCAGGCCCGCAAGCGTGCCCTGGAACTCCTGGACGAGCTCGGCGTCGCCGACCGCCGCGACAACTACCCGGCGACCCTCAGCGGCGGGCAGCGCCAACGGGTCTGCGTGGCACGGGCCCTGATGAACCGTCCGGCCCTGCTGCTGGCGGACGAGCCGACCGGCGCACTGGACAGCCAGGCCGGCGAGCAGGTGATGGACCTGCTGATCGACCTCAACCAGATCGGCCAGACCCTGCTGATCGTCACGCACGACCAGCGGCTCGCCACCCGCTGCGCCAGCCGCCTGATCGAGGTCGCCGACGGCCGGGTGGCCCGCGAGAGCACCCTGGAGCGGACCGCATGA
- a CDS encoding ABC transporter permease, producing the protein MSAVWLAARAAARRRRLQTIIIGIVVLLSTSTLVIALALVDAASAPFDQAFAAQRGAQVVAAFDTTKVSDAQLAQTARQPGVVAAAGPYGQAVLNIAPGSAAFVSGPLTVVGRADPAGPVDRVNLWEGRWATGPGEIVVNWTPPADTGAAPLPLGQKLTAPGGAPFTIVGYAYSLSRTADAWVSPEQVAAMHPSATQMLYRFSTAATNAEISADVASVTAGLPADSVLASQSYLTVKQAVAAGPGAYVPFLMVFGFLGLLVAVLIVANIISGAVVSGLRHIGILKSLGFTPRQVVAVYLLMVSLPSVAGCVLGTVVGNLATGPLLANAFQGLGMDQSTLGVSPWVDAAALLGMPAVVLLAALVPALRAHRLSAAQAISAGSAPRTGRGLAVQRRLSGTRLPRSVSLGLGLPFARPGRTALTTAAVLLGVTTATFATGMINTVTKYADAVDRPGASQITVQPADPRFGRTPSKLSDPATEALLRGLPGARHVTADAHVPVSLVGYTQGVTVDFLRGDSATLRFQDEIVKGRWLNGPGEIVLASAFMNQRGLAVGDHLTLEVSGKQTRVTIVGATMYGSGPVSLFCDWQTLAPLTGGVKPAESSVQYLVQLAPGTSTDAYLGSIRAADPGFEAWAQTGTNNFTVATISLSTVLTLMLSAVAALGVFNTVVLNTRERRRDLGMLKSIGMTPRQVIVMMVTSMAALGAVGGLLGIPLGIVAHRLIIPATAHAADVDLPQGLMDVWHAPVLALLALAGIAIAVVGAFLPARATARLTIAQALHNE; encoded by the coding sequence ATGAGCGCCGTGTGGCTGGCCGCACGCGCGGCCGCGCGCCGCCGAAGGCTCCAGACGATCATCATCGGCATCGTCGTCCTGCTCTCCACCAGCACCCTGGTGATCGCGCTGGCCCTGGTGGACGCCGCCTCGGCCCCCTTCGACCAGGCGTTCGCCGCGCAGCGGGGCGCCCAGGTCGTCGCCGCCTTCGACACCACCAAGGTCTCCGACGCACAGCTCGCGCAGACCGCCCGGCAGCCGGGCGTGGTGGCGGCCGCCGGACCGTACGGGCAGGCCGTGCTGAACATCGCTCCGGGCAGCGCGGCCTTCGTGAGCGGGCCGCTCACCGTGGTGGGCCGCGCGGACCCGGCCGGTCCGGTGGACCGGGTGAACCTCTGGGAAGGGCGCTGGGCCACCGGCCCCGGCGAGATCGTGGTGAACTGGACGCCCCCCGCCGACACGGGTGCCGCCCCGCTCCCCCTGGGTCAGAAGCTCACCGCCCCTGGCGGTGCGCCGTTCACCATCGTCGGCTACGCCTACAGCCTGAGTCGGACCGCCGACGCCTGGGTCTCACCCGAGCAGGTCGCGGCCATGCACCCGAGCGCCACCCAGATGCTCTACCGCTTCTCCACCGCCGCGACGAACGCCGAGATCTCGGCCGACGTGGCGTCGGTCACCGCTGGGCTGCCGGCCGACTCGGTGCTCGCCTCGCAGTCCTACCTCACCGTCAAGCAGGCGGTCGCCGCGGGGCCCGGCGCCTACGTGCCCTTCCTGATGGTCTTCGGCTTCCTCGGGCTCCTGGTCGCCGTCCTGATCGTCGCCAACATCATCAGCGGCGCGGTCGTCTCGGGGCTGCGGCACATCGGGATCCTCAAGTCGCTGGGATTCACCCCGCGCCAGGTGGTCGCGGTCTACCTCCTGATGGTCTCCCTCCCCTCGGTCGCCGGCTGCGTCCTCGGCACCGTGGTCGGGAACCTCGCGACCGGGCCGCTGCTGGCCAACGCCTTCCAGGGGCTCGGCATGGACCAGTCGACTCTCGGCGTCAGCCCGTGGGTGGATGCCGCCGCTCTGCTGGGGATGCCCGCGGTCGTCCTGCTCGCCGCGCTCGTGCCGGCCCTGCGCGCCCACCGGTTGTCCGCGGCGCAGGCGATCAGCGCCGGCAGCGCCCCACGTACCGGGCGCGGGCTGGCGGTCCAGCGCCGGCTCAGCGGCACCCGGCTGCCCCGGTCCGTCAGCCTGGGCCTGGGCCTGCCGTTCGCCCGCCCCGGCCGCACCGCGCTGACCACCGCGGCCGTCCTGCTCGGCGTGACCACCGCGACCTTCGCGACCGGCATGATCAACACGGTGACCAAGTACGCGGACGCCGTGGACCGACCGGGCGCCAGCCAGATCACCGTGCAACCGGCCGACCCCCGCTTCGGCAGGACCCCCTCGAAGCTGAGCGACCCCGCGACCGAGGCGCTGCTGCGCGGCCTGCCCGGCGCCCGGCACGTGACGGCCGACGCGCACGTCCCGGTCTCGCTCGTCGGCTACACCCAGGGCGTCACCGTCGACTTCCTCCGGGGGGACTCCGCGACCCTGCGCTTCCAGGACGAGATCGTCAAGGGCCGCTGGCTGAACGGCCCCGGGGAGATCGTCCTGGCCTCGGCGTTCATGAACCAGCGCGGCCTCGCGGTCGGCGACCACCTCACCCTGGAGGTGAGCGGCAAGCAGACCCGGGTCACCATCGTGGGTGCGACCATGTACGGCTCCGGTCCCGTCTCGCTCTTCTGCGACTGGCAGACGCTCGCCCCGCTCACCGGGGGCGTCAAGCCCGCCGAGTCCTCGGTCCAGTACCTGGTCCAGCTCGCCCCCGGCACCAGTACCGATGCCTACCTCGGCTCGATCCGGGCCGCCGACCCGGGCTTCGAGGCGTGGGCGCAGACCGGTACGAACAACTTCACGGTGGCGACCATCAGCCTCTCCACGGTCCTCACCCTGATGCTGAGTGCGGTCGCGGCGCTCGGCGTCTTCAACACCGTGGTCCTCAACACCCGCGAGCGCCGTCGCGACCTGGGGATGCTCAAGTCGATCGGGATGACGCCCCGTCAGGTGATCGTGATGATGGTGACCTCGATGGCGGCGCTGGGGGCGGTCGGCGGGCTGCTCGGCATCCCGCTGGGGATCGTCGCCCACCGCCTGATCATCCCGGCGACCGCGCACGCGGCCGACGTCGACCTGCCGCAGGGCCTGATGGACGTCTGGCACGCACCGGTGCTCGCCCTGCTGGCCCTCGCGGGCATCGCCATCGCGGTGGTCGGCGCGTTCCTCCCGGCCCGCGCGACGGCGCGGCTGACGATCGCGCAGGCGCTGCACAACGAGTGA
- a CDS encoding threonine ammonia-lyase, with protein MGNAGTREDPATTAADAAGVSAARLGRAEIDQAQRRLAGRVWRTPVVRCEQLDALTGSRLWLKAENLQRGGSFKVRGALLAVGELAASTSRGVIAQSTGNHAIAVALAAREHGLPTIMVLPSDAPPTKIRRIQETGAEVVVAGTVLAERIAVVEELRELHGYDVVDPYENPHVVAGQGTATAELISQVAAEGGRLDAVVVPIGGGSAIAGACLAATGHDLAVVGAEPAAVPAFTAALRAQEPVTVRAHYTVADGLRPDRIGRLPFELAHRRVAEVVTVREEAIADALRAALLHARLLIEPAAATALAAALEYACGRGTDVGVLLTGGNIEPSLVSSLLAER; from the coding sequence GTGGGAAACGCAGGTACGCGGGAGGACCCCGCGACGACGGCAGCGGACGCGGCGGGCGTCAGCGCGGCGAGGCTCGGCCGGGCCGAGATCGACCAGGCGCAGCGGCGGCTGGCAGGCAGGGTGTGGCGGACCCCGGTGGTCCGCTGCGAGCAGTTGGACGCGCTCACCGGCTCCCGCCTGTGGCTCAAGGCGGAGAACCTGCAGCGCGGCGGGTCGTTCAAGGTCCGCGGAGCCCTGCTGGCGGTCGGCGAGCTGGCCGCCTCGACCAGCCGGGGAGTGATCGCCCAGAGCACGGGCAACCACGCGATCGCGGTGGCGCTGGCCGCCCGCGAGCACGGCCTGCCCACCATCATGGTGCTGCCCTCCGACGCGCCACCGACCAAGATCCGGCGCATCCAGGAGACCGGCGCCGAGGTCGTGGTCGCCGGCACGGTGCTGGCCGAGCGGATCGCCGTGGTGGAGGAACTGCGCGAGCTGCACGGCTACGACGTGGTCGACCCCTACGAGAACCCCCACGTGGTCGCGGGCCAGGGCACCGCCACGGCCGAGCTGATCAGCCAGGTGGCCGCGGAGGGCGGCCGGTTGGACGCCGTGGTGGTGCCGATCGGCGGCGGCAGCGCGATCGCCGGCGCCTGCCTGGCGGCCACCGGGCACGACCTGGCGGTGGTCGGCGCGGAGCCGGCGGCCGTGCCCGCCTTCACCGCCGCGCTGCGCGCACAGGAGCCGGTGACCGTGCGCGCGCACTACACCGTCGCCGACGGGCTGCGCCCCGACCGGATCGGCCGGCTCCCCTTCGAGCTCGCCCACCGGCGCGTCGCCGAGGTGGTGACGGTGCGGGAGGAGGCCATCGCAGACGCGCTGCGGGCCGCGCTGCTGCACGCGCGGCTGCTCATCGAACCTGCCGCCGCCACCGCACTCGCCGCGGCCCTGGAGTACGCCTGCGGGCGCGGCACCGACGTCGGGGTGCTGCTGACCGGCGGGAACATCGAGCCGAGCCTGGTCTCCTCGCTGCTGGCCGAGCGGTAG